The following are from one region of the Agelaius phoeniceus isolate bAgePho1 chromosome 20, bAgePho1.hap1, whole genome shotgun sequence genome:
- the KCTD7 gene encoding BTB/POZ domain-containing protein KCTD7 isoform X1, giving the protein MGPYVTRGRGRSPRAGAEPRPRAGSSTATASYPAELLPRARGMVVVTGQSKASATPDDAMSSSDAEDDFQEPATPTATQAGQALPLLPQQFPEVVPLNVGGMFFTTRLSTLRRYEDTMLAAMFSGRHYIPTDAEGRYFIDRDGTYFGDILNFLRSGELPPRERVRSVYKEAQYYSIGPLLDNLEDIQPLKGEKVRQAFLGLMPYYKDHLERIIEIAKLRAMQRKARFAKLKVCVFKEEMPITPYECPHFNSLRFERSESEAKLFEHHCEVDVSFGPWEAVADVYDLLHCIVSDLSARGITVEHQCIGVCDKHLINHYYCKRPIYEFKITWW; this is encoded by the exons ATGGGCCCGTACGTGACGCGGGGGCGCGGCCGCTCCCCCCGGGCCGGAGCGGAGCCGCGGCCGCGGGCGGGCAGCAG CACTGCCACGGCCTCCtacccagcagagctgctccccagagccagagggatGGTGGTAGTCACGGGGCAGAGCAAAGCCAGTGCCACCCCGGATGATGCCATGTCGAGCTCGGATGCAGAGGATGATTTCCAAGAGCCGGCCACTCCCACCGCCACCCAGGCAGGACAAGCGCTAcctctgctgccccagcag TTCCCAGAAGTGGTCCCACTGAACGTGGGGGGGATGTTCTTCACCACCAGGCTGTCGACGCTGCGCAGGTACGAGGACACCATGCTGGCAGCCATGTTCAGCGGCAGGCACTACATCCCCACGGACGCTGAGGGCCGCTACTTCATCGACAGGGACGGCACCTACTTCGG AGACATACTAAACTTCCTACGATCTGGTGAGCTGCCCCCCCGAGAGCGAGTGAGGTCAGTGTACAAGGAAGCTCAGTATTATTCCATAGGACCCTTGCTAGACAATCTAGAGGATATCCAGCCtcttaaaggagaaaaagttaGACAAGCTTTCCTGGGCCTAATGCCATATTACAAAG ACCACCTGGAGCGGATAATCGAGATCGCCAAGCTGCGAGCCATGCAGAGGAAGGCCAGGTTTGCCAAGCTCAAGGTGTGCGTGTTCAAGGAGGAGATGCCCATCACTCCCTACGAGTGCCCCCACTTCAACTCCCTGCGCTTCGAGCGCAGCGAGAGCGAGGCCAAGCTCTTTGAGCACCACTGCGAGGTGGACGTGTCCTTCGGGCCCTGGGAGGCCGTGGCCGACGTCTACGACCTCCTGCACTGCATCGTCAGCGACCTGTCCGCCCGCGGCATCACCGTGGAGCACCAGTGCATCGGCGTCTGCGACAAGCACCTCATCAACCACTACTACTGCAAGCGCCCCATCTACGAGTTCAAGATCACCTGGTGGTGA
- the TPST1 gene encoding protein-tyrosine sulfotransferase 1 isoform X2 translates to MVGKLKQNLLLACLVISSVTVFYLGQHAMECHHRMEERGQPPRGDGARAPTGTAPGGSGGGGGSANRSLPYSKDMPLIFIGGVPRSGTTLMRAMLDAHPDIRCGEETRVIPRILAVKQMWARSSKEKIRLDEAGVTDEVLDSAMQAFLLEIIVKHGEPAPYLCNKDPFALKSLTYLARIFPNAKFLLMVRDGRASVHSMISRKVTIAGFDLNSYRDCLTKWNRAIETMYNQCMEVGFQRCMLVHYEQLVLHPERWMRTLLKFLHIPWNQAVLHHEEMIGKAGGVSLSKVERSTDQVIKPVNVEALSKWVGKIPADVLQDMPVIAPMLAKLGYDPYANPPNYGKPDQKVVENTRRVYKGEFQLPDFLKEVPQTEPME, encoded by the exons ATGGTGGGGAAGCTGAAGCAGAACCTGCTGCTGGCGTGCCTGGTGATCAGCTCGGTGACCGTGTTCTACCTGGGCCAGCACGCCATGGAGTGCCACCACCGCATGGAGGAGCGCGGGCAGCCCCCGCGCGGGGACGGCGCCAGGGCCCCCACGGGGACGGCCCCCGGTGGCAGCGGTGGCGGTGGTGGCAGTGCCAACAGGAGCCTGCCCTACAGCAAGGACATGCCCCTGATCTTCATCGGCGGCGTCCCCCGCAGCGGCACCACGCTGATGCGCGCCATGCTGGACGCGCACCCCGACATCCGCTGCGGGGAGGAGACCAGGGTGATCCCCAGGATCCTGGCTGTCAAACAGATGTGGGCCAGGTCCAGCAAGGAGAAAATCCGCCTGGACGAGGCCGGGGTGACGGACGAGGTGCTGGATTCGGCCATGCAGgccttcctgctggagatcaTCGTCAAGCACGGCGAGCCCGCGCCCTACCTGTGCAACAAGGATCCCTTCGCTTTGAAATCCTTAACCTACCTGGCCAGGATCTTCCCCAACGCCAAATTCCTGCTGATGGTGCGGGACGGCCGCGCCTCCGTGCACTCCATGATCTCCAGGAAGGTCACCATAGCCGGCTTTGACCTGAACAGCTACAGGGACTGCCTGACCAAGTGGAACCGCGCCATAGAGACCATGTACAACCAGTGCATGGAGGTGGGCTTCCAGAGGTGCATGCTGGTGCACTACGAGCAGCTGGTGCTGCACCCCGAGAGGTGGATGAGGACTCTGCTCAAGTTCCTGCACATCCCCTGGAACCAGGCAGTGCTGCACCACGAGGAGATGATTGGAAAAGCTGGGGGGGTTTCTCTTTCCAA ggTTGAAAGATCCACTGACCAAGTGATCAAGCCGGTGAATGTGGAAGCCCTGTCCAAGTGGGTGGGGAAGATCCCAGCTGATGTCCTGCAGGACATGCCCGTCATTGCCCCCATGCTGGCCAAGCTGGGCTATGACCCCTATGCCAACCCCCCCAACTATGGCAAACCCGATCAGAAAGTGGTGGAAAACACGAGGAGG gtCTATAAAGGTGAATTTCAGCTTCCTGACTTCCTCAAAGAGGTGCCACAG ACTGAACCTATGGAATAG
- the TPST1 gene encoding protein-tyrosine sulfotransferase 1 isoform X1 codes for MVGKLKQNLLLACLVISSVTVFYLGQHAMECHHRMEERGQPPRGDGARAPTGTAPGGSGGGGGSANRSLPYSKDMPLIFIGGVPRSGTTLMRAMLDAHPDIRCGEETRVIPRILAVKQMWARSSKEKIRLDEAGVTDEVLDSAMQAFLLEIIVKHGEPAPYLCNKDPFALKSLTYLARIFPNAKFLLMVRDGRASVHSMISRKVTIAGFDLNSYRDCLTKWNRAIETMYNQCMEVGFQRCMLVHYEQLVLHPERWMRTLLKFLHIPWNQAVLHHEEMIGKAGGVSLSKVERSTDQVIKPVNVEALSKWVGKIPADVLQDMPVIAPMLAKLGYDPYANPPNYGKPDQKVVENTRRVYKGEFQLPDFLKEVPQPKKTVERKSRGKIK; via the exons ATGGTGGGGAAGCTGAAGCAGAACCTGCTGCTGGCGTGCCTGGTGATCAGCTCGGTGACCGTGTTCTACCTGGGCCAGCACGCCATGGAGTGCCACCACCGCATGGAGGAGCGCGGGCAGCCCCCGCGCGGGGACGGCGCCAGGGCCCCCACGGGGACGGCCCCCGGTGGCAGCGGTGGCGGTGGTGGCAGTGCCAACAGGAGCCTGCCCTACAGCAAGGACATGCCCCTGATCTTCATCGGCGGCGTCCCCCGCAGCGGCACCACGCTGATGCGCGCCATGCTGGACGCGCACCCCGACATCCGCTGCGGGGAGGAGACCAGGGTGATCCCCAGGATCCTGGCTGTCAAACAGATGTGGGCCAGGTCCAGCAAGGAGAAAATCCGCCTGGACGAGGCCGGGGTGACGGACGAGGTGCTGGATTCGGCCATGCAGgccttcctgctggagatcaTCGTCAAGCACGGCGAGCCCGCGCCCTACCTGTGCAACAAGGATCCCTTCGCTTTGAAATCCTTAACCTACCTGGCCAGGATCTTCCCCAACGCCAAATTCCTGCTGATGGTGCGGGACGGCCGCGCCTCCGTGCACTCCATGATCTCCAGGAAGGTCACCATAGCCGGCTTTGACCTGAACAGCTACAGGGACTGCCTGACCAAGTGGAACCGCGCCATAGAGACCATGTACAACCAGTGCATGGAGGTGGGCTTCCAGAGGTGCATGCTGGTGCACTACGAGCAGCTGGTGCTGCACCCCGAGAGGTGGATGAGGACTCTGCTCAAGTTCCTGCACATCCCCTGGAACCAGGCAGTGCTGCACCACGAGGAGATGATTGGAAAAGCTGGGGGGGTTTCTCTTTCCAA ggTTGAAAGATCCACTGACCAAGTGATCAAGCCGGTGAATGTGGAAGCCCTGTCCAAGTGGGTGGGGAAGATCCCAGCTGATGTCCTGCAGGACATGCCCGTCATTGCCCCCATGCTGGCCAAGCTGGGCTATGACCCCTATGCCAACCCCCCCAACTATGGCAAACCCGATCAGAAAGTGGTGGAAAACACGAGGAGG gtCTATAAAGGTGAATTTCAGCTTCCTGACTTCCTCAAAGAGGTGCCACAG CCAAAGAAGACAGTAGAAAGGAAGTCTCGTGGCAAGATAAAATGA
- the KCTD7 gene encoding BTB/POZ domain-containing protein KCTD7 isoform X2 has protein sequence MVVVTGQSKASATPDDAMSSSDAEDDFQEPATPTATQAGQALPLLPQQFPEVVPLNVGGMFFTTRLSTLRRYEDTMLAAMFSGRHYIPTDAEGRYFIDRDGTYFGDILNFLRSGELPPRERVRSVYKEAQYYSIGPLLDNLEDIQPLKGEKVRQAFLGLMPYYKDHLERIIEIAKLRAMQRKARFAKLKVCVFKEEMPITPYECPHFNSLRFERSESEAKLFEHHCEVDVSFGPWEAVADVYDLLHCIVSDLSARGITVEHQCIGVCDKHLINHYYCKRPIYEFKITWW, from the exons atGGTGGTAGTCACGGGGCAGAGCAAAGCCAGTGCCACCCCGGATGATGCCATGTCGAGCTCGGATGCAGAGGATGATTTCCAAGAGCCGGCCACTCCCACCGCCACCCAGGCAGGACAAGCGCTAcctctgctgccccagcag TTCCCAGAAGTGGTCCCACTGAACGTGGGGGGGATGTTCTTCACCACCAGGCTGTCGACGCTGCGCAGGTACGAGGACACCATGCTGGCAGCCATGTTCAGCGGCAGGCACTACATCCCCACGGACGCTGAGGGCCGCTACTTCATCGACAGGGACGGCACCTACTTCGG AGACATACTAAACTTCCTACGATCTGGTGAGCTGCCCCCCCGAGAGCGAGTGAGGTCAGTGTACAAGGAAGCTCAGTATTATTCCATAGGACCCTTGCTAGACAATCTAGAGGATATCCAGCCtcttaaaggagaaaaagttaGACAAGCTTTCCTGGGCCTAATGCCATATTACAAAG ACCACCTGGAGCGGATAATCGAGATCGCCAAGCTGCGAGCCATGCAGAGGAAGGCCAGGTTTGCCAAGCTCAAGGTGTGCGTGTTCAAGGAGGAGATGCCCATCACTCCCTACGAGTGCCCCCACTTCAACTCCCTGCGCTTCGAGCGCAGCGAGAGCGAGGCCAAGCTCTTTGAGCACCACTGCGAGGTGGACGTGTCCTTCGGGCCCTGGGAGGCCGTGGCCGACGTCTACGACCTCCTGCACTGCATCGTCAGCGACCTGTCCGCCCGCGGCATCACCGTGGAGCACCAGTGCATCGGCGTCTGCGACAAGCACCTCATCAACCACTACTACTGCAAGCGCCCCATCTACGAGTTCAAGATCACCTGGTGGTGA